In Epinephelus moara isolate mb chromosome 9, YSFRI_EMoa_1.0, whole genome shotgun sequence, a genomic segment contains:
- the ccdc62 gene encoding coiled-coil domain-containing protein 62 → MDGGKRLSPNGGASACFPWSNDTSAELWHSTPVKKKNGGALLDASQPSVLTSFKMDSTAKQWAKNSPPIPADSLCPPILQDAEFPVNDPSGSMIQRQRRELQLLMAELKDRDRELNTMAASHHKQLHAWEQDRQKVLSSEQRCARLDDELQKRNEVIRVLTKRVWVVETREAEVQKELSVAQQQLCELEQKHQNMSQTCQDFEEKNQSLNSAVMALSTQVGSLQVREEELSSMLKLKDKDVTEASGHVVDLTGRLRDLETSLAESRSRESKLLRDSEENKRRYREARHEITHLKEELQQQVTQSSTQREEIIRLKQELQLLRRDLALSGEGDSWRDELLDLARSKQERTMSELRCLRQVCENQRNDLQLLQLNLESARESLREKTGQALPGSQEELRCVCADSRSPSSLRVKSSRPLHDSASPPAANLKATVNGDLRGSTMTHSIDGDDPLSSCSLQQLLDESRQVISSEHSSSRPTHKCQTSHHHYHHPSTPPYKAGETPPRACPRHQTALWTD, encoded by the exons ATGGACGGAGGAAAAAGACTGTCTCCTAATGGAGGTGCTTCAGCCTGTTTCCCCTGGTCAAACG ATACTTCAGCTGAGCTCTGGCACAGCACTCCAGTTAAAAAG AAAAATGGTGGTGCTTTACTGGACGCCAGCCAACCCTCTGTCCTAACCAGCTTCAAGATGGACAGCACAGCAAAACAATGGGCCAAAAATTCCCCTCCCATCCCAGCAGACTCGCTCTGTCCCCCCATCTTGCAGGATGCTGAG TTTCCTGTGAATGACCCGAGTGGCTCCATGATccagaggcagaggagggagcTCCAGCTGCTGATGGCCGAGCTGAAGGACAGGGACAGGGAGCTGAACACCATGGCTGCTTCCCATCACAAGCAGCTTCACGCCTGGGAACAAGACCGCCAGAAGGTGCTCAGCTCGGAGCAGAGGTGCGCCCGTTTGGACG ATGAGTTGCAGAAGCGCAACGAGGTGATCAGAGTCCTGACTAAACGTGTGTGGGTGGTGGAAACCAGGGAGGCGGAGGTCCAGAAGGAGCTCAGCGTGgcccagcagcagctctgtgagctGGAACAGAAACATCAGAACATGAGCCAAACATGTCAAGACTTTGAG GAGAAGAATCAGAGTCTCAACTCCGCGGTCATGGCTCTGTCCACTCAAGTCGGCTCTCTGCAGGTCAGGGAGGAAGAACTGAGCTCCATGCTCAAACTCAAG GACAAAGATGTGACCGAGGCCTCTGGTCATGTGGTCGACCTCACAGGGCGCCTTCGGGATCTGGAGACATCACTGGCAGAGAGTCGCTCACGGGAGAGCAAACTCCTGAGAGactcagaggaaaataaacGCCGCTACAGAGAAGCCAGGCACGAGATCACACATCTTAAAG aggagctgcagcagcaggtgaCACAGAGCAGCACTCAGAGAGAAGAGATCATCCGACTCAAACAGGAGCTCCAGCTGCTGCGCAGAGATCTGGCCCTGTCAG GGGAGGGAGACAGCTGGAGAGATGAGCTGCTGGATCTGGCTCGCTCCAAACaggaacgcaccatgtcagagCTCCGCTGCCTGCGACAG gTGTGTGAGAATCAGCGGAACGACCTGCAGCTTCTGCAGCTGAACCTGGAAAGTGCACGGGAATCTCTGCGGGAAAAGACGGGTCAGGCATTACCCGGCAG TCAGGAGGAGTTACGATGTGTCTGTGCAGACAGCCGGTCACCTTCCTCACTCAGAGTGAAGAGCTCAAGACCTCTACACGACTCTGCGTCTCCACCTGCAGCCAATCTGAAAGCTACAGTCAACGGTGACCTGAGAGGCTCCACGATGACACACTCCATAGAT gGTGATGATCCTCTGTCCAGCTgttctctgcagcagctcttaGATGAGTCCAGGCAGGTCATCAGTTCAGAGCACAGCAGCTCCAGACCTACTCACAAGTGCCAGACATCCCACCATCATTACCAccacccatccacccctccATACAAG GCCGGTGAGACTCCACCCAGAGCCTGCCCTCGACACCAGACAGCCCTGTGGACGGATTGA
- the denr gene encoding density-regulated protein, which translates to MATTEMESGSLESKSDHGTVDSDSKYPLKVLYCGVCSLPTEYCEYMPEPAKCRQWLEKNFPDVFARMTVGECPNAPKQETGTGEAPPAGEEEEKKKQKRGGRGQIKQKKKTVPQKVTIAKIPRAKKKYVTRVCGLATFDIELKEAQRFFAQKFSCGASVTAEDEIIIQGDFTDDIIDVIQEKWPEVDDDSIDDLGEVKK; encoded by the exons ATGGCTACTACTGAGATGGAATCTGGTTCTTTGGAAAGCAAATCAGATCATGGGACAGTCGACTCTGATTCAAAGTACCCACTGAAAGTACTTTACTGTGGAG tgtGCTCCCTGCCTACGGAG TACTGTGAGTACATGCCTGAGCCAGCCAAATGTAGGCAATGGCTTGAGAAGAACTTTCCAGATGTCTTTGCCAGGATGACTGTAGGTGAGTGCC CGAATGCTCCCAAGCAGGAAACCGGCACTGGAGAAGCTCCCCCTGcaggcgaggaggaggagaagaagaaacagaagaGAG GTGGAAGAGGCCAgatcaaacagaaaaagaagacTGTGCCTCAGAAAGTCACGATAGCAAAAATCCCAAGAGCCAAGAAGAAATACGTCACACGGGTGTGTGGCCTCGCAACATTTG ACATCGAACTTAAAGAGGCTCAGCGATTCTTTGCCCAGAAATTCTCTTGTGGTGCCTCAGTTACAGCAGAGGATGAAATAATCATTCAGGGAGATTTTACAGATGACATAATCGACGTCATTCAAGAGAAGTGGCCTGAG gTGGACGATGACAGCATCGATGATCTGGGTGAAGTCAAGAAGTGA